The Etheostoma spectabile isolate EspeVRDwgs_2016 chromosome 23, UIUC_Espe_1.0, whole genome shotgun sequence genome includes a window with the following:
- the ucmaa gene encoding upper zone of growth plate and cartilage matrix associated a isoform X2 codes for MSWTRVFVLTLLTTLLILTFCSVVRSAAVRGNTKAANSKGAARKVFTPESDASNFLKRRSRRSTRYYEFLVEQRVKIAANERWRENNEEQRDEHEHYVEEERDEQNERSRETNEQYREYHYDGLQPRYYWFH; via the exons atgtcttggactcgagtcttCGTTCTCACTTTGCTCACAACCCTCCTCATCCTCACTT TTTGTAGTGTGGTGAGAAGTGCAGCAGTGCGTGGCAACACAAAAGCAGCCAATTCTAAAGGTG CAGCACGGAAGGTATTTACGCCCGAGTCAGACGCCTCCAACTTCCTCAAACGCCGCAGTCGCCGCTCAACCCGATACTATGAGTTTCTAG TCGAGCAGAGGGTGAAGATTGCTGCCAACGAGCGGTGGAGGGAGAACAACGAAGAGCAAAGAGATGAGCACGAGCACTACGTCGAGGAGGAGCGCGATG AGCAAAATGAGAGATCGAGGGAGACGAATGAGCAGTACAGAGAGTATCACTACGACGGCCTCCAGCCTCGCTACTACTGGTTCCACTGA
- the ucmaa gene encoding upper zone of growth plate and cartilage matrix associated a isoform X1: MSWTRVFVLTLLTTLLILTFCSVVRSAAVRGNTKAANSKGSARKVFTPESDASNFLKRRSRRSTRYYEFLVEQRVKIAANERWRENNEEQRDEHEHYVEEERDEQNERSRETNEQYREYHYDGLQPRYYWFH, from the exons atgtcttggactcgagtcttCGTTCTCACTTTGCTCACAACCCTCCTCATCCTCACTT TTTGTAGTGTGGTGAGAAGTGCAGCAGTGCGTGGCAACACAAAAGCAGCCAATTCTAAAG GCTCAGCACGGAAGGTATTTACGCCCGAGTCAGACGCCTCCAACTTCCTCAAACGCCGCAGTCGCCGCTCAACCCGATACTATGAGTTTCTAG TCGAGCAGAGGGTGAAGATTGCTGCCAACGAGCGGTGGAGGGAGAACAACGAAGAGCAAAGAGATGAGCACGAGCACTACGTCGAGGAGGAGCGCGATG AGCAAAATGAGAGATCGAGGGAGACGAATGAGCAGTACAGAGAGTATCACTACGACGGCCTCCAGCCTCGCTACTACTGGTTCCACTGA